In Mucilaginibacter boryungensis, a single window of DNA contains:
- a CDS encoding APC family permease, protein MPAEKKHRKIRPLQLIAVIFFTVSGGPYGLEPLLGYVHQHGALLLLLVTPILWDIPAIFTVLELNGMMPVTGGYYQWVKHALGKRWGFYEGWWTWLYTFADLAIYPVLFIQYAAFFFPGIETYKIPVCLVIVWSSAALNIWGIVPVGRVALALSVVVLLPFIILFAVFAQHHTGGFLLPAPSLKGIAYPSLGLGIYTVMWNCFGWDNVTTYAEEVEKPERAYFVSIFLAFILVMVIYCGVIITALLSGIDYTVFANEGLPALGTLINGRWLGSIIAIAGLASTLGLYAANLLSVSRLPKVMADDQFLPTRLHSLHPRFNTPYVSIIVCSVVISLMCFWSFGDLLIIDVTVYGAGLFLEYISLIKLRLKEPHRERPFRIPLSTRWLCIFLVLPITVYGIALSGVLSSMSEALKPALFALAALLSGELVWRLIMWRKPHLRGL, encoded by the coding sequence ATGCCTGCTGAAAAAAAACATCGTAAAATCCGCCCGCTGCAACTCATCGCGGTTATCTTCTTTACCGTATCAGGCGGCCCTTACGGGCTCGAGCCTTTATTAGGCTATGTACATCAACATGGCGCCCTGTTATTGTTATTAGTAACCCCAATATTATGGGATATCCCTGCTATATTCACCGTACTTGAACTAAATGGGATGATGCCCGTAACCGGCGGCTATTATCAATGGGTTAAGCATGCATTGGGTAAACGCTGGGGATTTTACGAAGGTTGGTGGACCTGGTTATATACCTTTGCCGACCTTGCCATCTATCCGGTATTGTTTATCCAATACGCTGCATTCTTTTTTCCGGGGATAGAAACTTACAAAATACCCGTTTGCCTGGTTATTGTTTGGTCATCCGCGGCATTGAATATTTGGGGCATTGTGCCCGTTGGGCGGGTGGCGCTGGCATTAAGTGTAGTTGTATTGCTGCCATTTATTATACTTTTTGCAGTATTTGCACAGCATCATACCGGTGGTTTTTTATTACCTGCACCATCATTAAAAGGGATTGCTTACCCGTCATTAGGGCTGGGCATTTACACGGTAATGTGGAATTGTTTTGGCTGGGATAATGTAACCACTTATGCCGAAGAAGTTGAAAAACCCGAACGCGCCTATTTTGTATCGATTTTTTTAGCCTTCATTTTAGTAATGGTTATTTACTGCGGTGTAATTATAACTGCGTTGTTATCCGGCATTGATTATACCGTTTTTGCTAACGAGGGGTTACCCGCTTTAGGCACGCTTATTAACGGGCGTTGGCTGGGATCTATCATTGCCATAGCCGGACTGGCCAGTACGCTTGGCTTATACGCGGCAAATTTACTTTCGGTATCGCGGTTACCTAAAGTAATGGCCGACGATCAATTTTTACCAACCCGGTTGCATTCTCTGCATCCGCGGTTTAATACACCTTATGTATCTATCATAGTTTGCTCGGTAGTTATTAGCCTGATGTGCTTCTGGAGCTTTGGCGACCTGCTGATCATTGATGTTACGGTTTATGGCGCGGGGTTGTTCCTGGAATATATATCACTAATAAAATTGCGGCTAAAAGAGCCGCATCGCGAGCGCCCGTTCAGGATACCTTTAAGTACCCGTTGGTTGTGCATATTTTTAGTATTGCCCATAACGGTTTACGGCATTGCGTTAAGCGGCGTGCTATCCAGCATGTCCGAAGCTT
- a CDS encoding RNA recognition motif domain-containing protein, which translates to MKIFVGSLPYKVEEADLQELFEAYGEVGSVKIITDRETGRSKGFGFIEMTDDESAQKAIDGLNGTEIGGRTIAVSQAEERKPGAGGDRRGGGGGFGGGRSGGYGGGGNRGGGGGYQKDSNRGGGRWN; encoded by the coding sequence ATGAAAATTTTTGTTGGAAGTCTTCCCTACAAGGTAGAGGAAGCTGATTTACAGGAACTATTTGAAGCTTACGGCGAAGTTGGTTCTGTTAAGATTATTACTGACCGCGAAACCGGCAGAAGTAAAGGTTTCGGATTTATTGAAATGACTGATGACGAGTCTGCACAAAAAGCAATTGACGGCCTTAACGGCACCGAAATTGGTGGCAGAACAATTGCAGTTAGCCAGGCAGAAGAAAGGAAACCAGGCGCAGGCGGTGATCGTCGCGGTGGTGGTGGCGGCTTCGGCGGCGGCAGAAGCGGCGGCTATGGCGGCGGTGGAAACCGTGGCGGTGGCGGCGGCTACCAAAAAGACAGCAACCGCGGTGGCGGTCGTTGGAACTAA
- the ahcY gene encoding adenosylhomocysteinase, which yields MSSVETAFVKYKVKDLSLAEWGRKEIELAEAEMPGLMALRAEYGPSQPLKGARIAGCLHMTIQTAVLIETLVALGAEVTWSSCNIFSTQDHAAAAIAAAGISVYAWKGLNEQEFDWCIEQTLFFGEDRKPLNMILDDGGDLTNMVFDRYPELVAGIKGLSEETTTGVHRLYERMKNGTLPIPAININDSVTKSKFDNKYGCRESLVDAIRRATDVMMAGKVGIVCGYGDVGKGSADSLRNAGVRVIVTEIDPICALQAAMEGFEVKKLSTAIAEADIVVTATGNLNIVREEHFRAMKDKAIVCNIGHFDNEIDMAWLNKAYGNTKVEIKPQVDKYTINGKDVIVLAEGRLVNLGCATGHPSFVMSNSFTNQTLAQLELWTNTDQYENKVYVLPKHLDEKVARLHLAKIGVELEVLDQEQAEYIGVTVEGPFKADYYRY from the coding sequence ATGTCATCAGTAGAAACCGCTTTTGTTAAATACAAAGTAAAAGACCTTTCGCTTGCCGAATGGGGCCGCAAAGAAATTGAACTGGCCGAAGCAGAAATGCCAGGCTTAATGGCCCTGCGCGCCGAGTACGGCCCATCGCAACCGCTTAAAGGCGCACGTATTGCAGGCTGCTTACACATGACTATACAAACCGCTGTATTAATTGAAACACTGGTTGCGCTGGGTGCCGAAGTTACCTGGTCATCATGTAATATCTTCTCGACACAAGATCACGCTGCTGCCGCTATTGCTGCTGCCGGTATATCTGTATATGCCTGGAAAGGCCTGAACGAGCAGGAGTTTGACTGGTGTATAGAGCAAACTTTATTCTTTGGCGAAGACCGCAAGCCATTAAACATGATATTAGATGATGGCGGCGATTTAACCAACATGGTGTTTGACCGTTACCCGGAACTGGTTGCCGGTATTAAAGGCTTATCAGAAGAAACTACCACCGGCGTGCACCGTTTATACGAGCGCATGAAAAACGGCACATTGCCAATCCCGGCTATTAATATTAACGATTCGGTTACCAAATCGAAATTCGATAACAAATACGGCTGTCGCGAATCGTTAGTTGACGCCATCCGCCGTGCTACCGATGTTATGATGGCCGGTAAAGTAGGTATTGTTTGCGGTTATGGCGATGTGGGTAAAGGTAGCGCCGATTCATTACGTAACGCCGGTGTACGCGTTATAGTTACCGAAATTGACCCAATTTGTGCATTGCAGGCTGCAATGGAAGGCTTTGAAGTGAAAAAACTTTCAACCGCTATTGCCGAGGCTGATATTGTAGTTACCGCTACAGGTAACCTCAACATTGTACGCGAGGAACACTTCCGTGCGATGAAGGACAAAGCTATTGTTTGTAACATCGGCCACTTTGATAACGAGATTGACATGGCCTGGTTAAACAAAGCTTATGGAAATACCAAAGTTGAAATTAAGCCACAGGTTGATAAGTATACCATTAACGGTAAAGACGTAATTGTTTTAGCCGAAGGCCGCCTGGTTAACTTAGGTTGCGCAACTGGTCACCCAAGTTTTGTAATGAGTAACAGCTTCACCAACCAAACTTTGGCCCAATTAGAGCTTTGGACAAATACAGACCAATACGAAAACAAAGTTTACGTATTACCTAAACACCTTGACGAAAAAGTAGCACGCTTGCACTTAGCCAAAATTGGTGTTGAACTGGAAGTACTTGACCAGGAGCAAGCCGAATACATTGGTGTAACCGTTGAAGGTCCGTTTAAGGCAGATTATTACCGTTACTAA
- a CDS encoding bactofilin family protein, whose translation MALFKKNGSVELDQQTISSIVSEGCVIEGNLNAPAFVRIDGQINGNVTIEQGLILGEKGNIQGNVQTKQMVVYGHIDGDITTDVLEIRSTGKITGKITTARIQVDAGAVYNGSLSMA comes from the coding sequence ATGGCCCTTTTTAAAAAGAACGGAAGCGTGGAGTTAGATCAGCAGACCATATCGAGCATCGTGAGCGAAGGTTGCGTAATTGAAGGCAACCTAAATGCCCCGGCATTTGTGCGTATTGACGGGCAGATAAACGGGAATGTAACTATTGAACAGGGTTTGATACTGGGCGAAAAAGGGAACATTCAGGGCAATGTACAAACCAAACAAATGGTGGTTTACGGCCATATTGATGGAGATATTACTACTGACGTATTAGAAATTCGCAGTACGGGTAAAATAACCGGCAAAATAACCACAGCCCGGATACAGGTTGATGCTGGCGCCGTGTATAACGGCAGCCTGAGTATGGCTTAA
- a CDS encoding M23 family metallopeptidase, translating into MNAKRKDVSTVIILNKNQHGTKTLQIKTKHISRFKHYVLGVLGIIICLSGTIIYLNKQNQKQEQEKQRLMAQIVSLKGQLPVKEVNKADKDKETAQSYIQAIENKLQKINGYLRKRGLPGFSTKSVGGNGDTESAKLTDKEKYSLYDEYLGRLTKTMAATPLGYPRISSFTSFFGYRSDPFDNGAAEFHPGIDFKGQKGDGVKCTATGTVVFAGWFGGYGKCIRIQHIGGLETLYGHLSRIEVKVGQKVEVGDRIGAVGSTGHSTGAHLHYEVRKNGKPVNPVKYLTVNS; encoded by the coding sequence ATGAACGCTAAACGAAAAGATGTAAGTACTGTAATTATTCTGAATAAGAACCAGCATGGTACTAAAACCCTTCAGATCAAAACAAAGCATATTAGCAGGTTTAAACATTATGTTTTAGGCGTATTAGGCATAATTATTTGCCTGTCGGGCACCATAATTTACCTGAATAAGCAAAACCAAAAGCAGGAACAGGAAAAGCAACGACTAATGGCACAGATAGTTAGCCTTAAAGGGCAGCTGCCTGTAAAGGAAGTTAACAAAGCCGATAAAGATAAAGAAACCGCCCAGTCATACATCCAGGCTATTGAAAACAAACTGCAAAAGATCAACGGCTACCTGCGCAAACGCGGCTTGCCGGGCTTTTCAACCAAAAGCGTAGGCGGCAATGGCGATACCGAATCGGCTAAGCTGACCGATAAAGAAAAATATTCGCTGTATGATGAATATCTGGGCAGGTTAACCAAAACTATGGCCGCTACGCCCCTGGGTTACCCGCGCATCAGTTCCTTCACTTCGTTTTTTGGTTATCGCAGTGATCCGTTTGATAATGGCGCTGCAGAGTTTCACCCCGGGATTGATTTTAAAGGCCAAAAAGGCGATGGTGTAAAATGCACCGCTACAGGTACGGTAGTTTTTGCCGGCTGGTTTGGCGGCTATGGTAAATGCATCCGCATACAGCACATTGGCGGACTGGAAACCTTATACGGGCACCTTTCGCGTATTGAAGTAAAGGTGGGCCAGAAAGTAGAAGTTGGTGACAGAATAGGTGCAGTGGGTTCAACCGGCCACTCAACCGGTGCGCATTTGCATTATGAAGTACGAAAGAACGGCAAACCCGTAAACCCGGTAAAGTACCTTACTGTGAACAGTTAA
- a CDS encoding M23 family metallopeptidase — MRRNFFTKKSSQQPLADTIHIKTKNLKRLKTLTGITLLGAVTLFSIVINLSHKTEEQANEKAQLVAQINSLHQQLGQEAMALDSVNNKQQSSDEKAMTYIGSIEQKLTKINNYLSKRGLHGFSFKHIAPAKKNDSKEATAQIYSKYDSYLTRLVNNVAFMPMGYPRMSAFTSFFGYRGNPFDFGNSEFHPGIDFRGKTGDPVKCTANGTVESAGPNGGYGNCIRIKHINNLETLYGHLSHINVHPGQKVSVGDVIGKVGSTGRSTGSHLHYEVRRNGKPVNPKEYLTLN, encoded by the coding sequence TTGAGGAGGAATTTTTTTACGAAAAAGTCATCGCAGCAACCCTTAGCTGATACTATCCACATTAAGACTAAAAATCTTAAGCGATTAAAAACATTAACCGGCATAACCCTTTTAGGCGCCGTAACCCTGTTTAGCATTGTGATAAACCTATCGCATAAAACCGAAGAGCAGGCTAACGAAAAAGCACAACTGGTAGCGCAGATCAATTCGTTGCATCAGCAACTGGGCCAGGAAGCAATGGCGCTTGATTCGGTAAACAACAAGCAGCAATCCAGTGATGAAAAGGCCATGACCTATATTGGCAGCATTGAGCAAAAGCTGACTAAAATTAATAATTACCTAAGTAAGCGCGGTTTGCATGGCTTTAGTTTTAAGCATATTGCCCCTGCAAAAAAAAACGACAGTAAAGAGGCCACCGCGCAGATCTATTCAAAATACGATAGCTATCTGACACGTTTGGTTAACAACGTGGCTTTTATGCCTATGGGCTACCCGCGGATGAGCGCTTTTACATCGTTTTTTGGTTATCGCGGCAACCCGTTTGATTTTGGTAACAGCGAGTTTCATCCCGGTATTGATTTTCGCGGCAAAACTGGCGACCCGGTTAAATGTACCGCCAACGGCACTGTAGAATCGGCCGGGCCAAATGGTGGTTATGGCAATTGTATCCGCATTAAACACATTAACAACCTGGAAACCCTATACGGGCACCTATCGCATATTAATGTGCACCCCGGTCAGAAAGTTAGTGTGGGCGACGTGATTGGCAAAGTCGGATCAACCGGCCGTTCAACCGGCTCGCACCTGCATTACGAAGTGCGCCGCAACGGTAAGCCTGTTAACCCTAAAGAATATCTGACGCTGAATTAA
- a CDS encoding BrxA/BrxB family bacilliredoxin: protein MYPEYLVAPMREELTKVGFTELKDAEAVTQAIESEGTVFVMVNSVCGCAAANARPAARMAAANEKHPDKLVTVFAGMEKDAVDKARAYMLPYPPSSPSMALFKDGKLVHIIERHQIEGRPAQMIADNLIGAFEQYC from the coding sequence ATGTACCCAGAATATTTAGTAGCCCCAATGCGGGAAGAATTGACCAAAGTTGGTTTTACCGAATTGAAAGACGCGGAAGCTGTAACCCAGGCCATTGAAAGTGAAGGAACTGTATTTGTGATGGTAAACTCGGTATGTGGTTGTGCTGCTGCTAACGCGCGCCCCGCAGCACGTATGGCTGCCGCTAACGAAAAGCACCCCGATAAACTGGTAACCGTATTTGCCGGTATGGAAAAAGATGCAGTTGATAAAGCCCGTGCTTATATGTTGCCATACCCGCCGTCGTCACCATCAATGGCATTGTTTAAGGATGGCAAATTAGTGCACATTATAGAGCGCCACCAAATTGAAGGCCGCCCGGCACAAATGATAGCCGATAACCTGATCGGCGCGTTTGAGCAGTATTGCTAA
- a CDS encoding prohibitin family protein, translating into MFIAILGIIVLIVGMVLRRSPEPGSRFGGIAVSVGVVLFVLGLLLSCFKTIEPGKVGVQVLFGKVQDNVLESGLHVINPLVDVTTFDIQTQNYTMSGTHNEGDVQGDDAIRVLSSDGLEVTIDLSVLYNVIPYKTPFIMQNIGVDFKDKIVRPVTRTALRDNAVAYQAVDLYSTKRQEFQNKINSTISKNFEQNGLRVQQILVRNISLPQSVKASIESKINAEQEAQKMQFVLQKERQEADRKRVEAQGIADYQKILSTGLSDKQLQYEAIKAQKEIALSPNTKVIIMGGKGNPIMLSDK; encoded by the coding sequence ATGTTTATCGCAATTTTGGGGATCATTGTGCTGATTGTTGGCATGGTGCTCCGCCGTTCGCCCGAACCCGGCAGCCGTTTTGGCGGCATAGCCGTTTCTGTTGGTGTAGTGCTTTTTGTACTTGGCCTTTTGTTATCGTGTTTTAAAACTATTGAACCCGGTAAAGTAGGCGTACAGGTGTTGTTCGGCAAGGTGCAGGACAATGTTTTGGAAAGCGGACTTCACGTGATCAATCCGCTGGTTGATGTTACTACCTTCGATATCCAAACCCAGAATTACACTATGAGCGGCACCCATAACGAGGGGGATGTACAGGGCGACGACGCTATCCGCGTATTATCATCCGATGGATTAGAAGTAACTATCGACCTGTCCGTGCTGTATAACGTTATCCCTTACAAAACACCTTTTATTATGCAAAATATCGGTGTCGATTTTAAGGATAAAATTGTTCGTCCGGTTACCCGCACCGCCCTGCGCGATAATGCAGTGGCTTACCAGGCAGTCGATCTTTATTCAACCAAACGCCAGGAATTCCAGAATAAGATCAACAGCACTATCAGCAAAAATTTTGAGCAGAATGGTTTACGGGTGCAACAAATACTGGTGCGCAACATCAGCCTGCCCCAATCGGTAAAAGCCAGTATCGAATCGAAAATAAACGCCGAGCAGGAAGCACAGAAAATGCAGTTTGTGCTGCAAAAGGAACGCCAGGAGGCCGACCGGAAGCGTGTAGAAGCGCAGGGTATTGCCGATTATCAAAAGATATTAAGCACAGGTCTGTCCGACAAGCAATTGCAGTACGAGGCTATAAAAGCACAAAAAGAAATTGCCCTATCGCCAAATACCAAGGTGATTATAATGGGAGGCAAGGGTAACCCGATAATGCTTAGCGATAAATAA
- a CDS encoding DUF6358 family protein, which produces MGVKLFLNVLYTIGIFICAVIAYWGYQHARYEFIMGGIFVAALFIILKIKLLKDLKNPQK; this is translated from the coding sequence ATGGGCGTAAAATTATTTTTAAACGTGCTATATACTATTGGTATATTTATATGCGCGGTTATTGCCTATTGGGGTTACCAGCATGCACGGTACGAGTTTATTATGGGTGGCATATTTGTAGCCGCCCTGTTTATTATACTTAAAATAAAACTACTGAAGGATTTAAAAAACCCTCAGAAATAA
- a CDS encoding rhodanese-like domain-containing protein has translation MKEISVQELKDKIDNGEDFQLVDVREDFEYEMSNLGGTLIPLGGILIETDKIEKDKPVVVMCRSGKRSAVAIMQLEAQGFTNLYNLQGGITAWAQEIDPTMQVY, from the coding sequence ATGAAAGAAATATCAGTACAGGAGTTAAAAGATAAAATTGACAACGGCGAGGATTTTCAGTTAGTAGATGTACGCGAAGACTTTGAATATGAGATGTCGAACCTGGGCGGCACGCTGATACCGTTAGGCGGCATATTAATTGAAACCGATAAAATTGAGAAAGACAAACCTGTGGTGGTAATGTGCCGCAGCGGCAAACGCAGCGCAGTAGCTATTATGCAGTTAGAGGCGCAGGGCTTTACTAACTTATATAACCTGCAAGGTGGCATTACCGCCTGGGCGCAGGAGATTGACCCAACTATGCAAGTATACTAA